Genomic window (Equus quagga isolate Etosha38 chromosome 12, UCLA_HA_Equagga_1.0, whole genome shotgun sequence):
GGAGCAGACGCACCTGCAGGTGGGTGCCCTGCCGGCCCCGTCGGGTGGGCTGACTTTGACGGCACTTTGGACTGCGTTGCTCTGTGCTTCCCACGAAGCCCAGTGGGAGTGTTTGCTCAGAGGGAACAATGTCCCTGACAGGCCTGTAGCACTTGGGACGGAAGCAGGCTGGGAGGTAGACTGGTGCCCTCACAGGGCGAGCTTCGTCAAGTCCCAGGGGTGAGCTCTGGGGAGAAGTCAGGGCATCGTCCTCGTGTTTGGAGCCCTGGAGGAGACGGGTGCCTGAGCCTGTAGTGGCTTCAGCGCCTGGGGTCCATGTCGCAGATTCTGATGGGCATTGAGCCAGCGCCAGCGCCAGCTTGCGGATGCCTGGACCCCCCAACTGCCTCACAGCCTTTGGTTCTGCAAAGAAAACCAGCGTTTGGGGCCCCCAGGCCCAGAGCAAGAGTTGGTGAGCCGCCCCGTGGGGTTCTGCCCCCTCCACCTCAGCCTCCAAGCAGGGGAGGCCACCAAGACCTGTGCAGCCTGCCGCTGTGCTGGTGTTCCCATTGTCTCAGCTTCTGAGTCGTTCCAGTAACATTTTAAGAACTGGGAAGTGGGATCAGGGCATGATGGCCAGGGTCCCTGCTCTAGCAGTCGCTGAGGGGTCACTAGGCAGTTTCCAAGTGGAGCGCCCTCCCCTGGGCTCAGCCAAGGCACAGCCAAGCGGCTGGCTCCTGGAATTGCAGCACTGTGGATATTTTTAGCATGGGATCCTGTTTCCCACTGGACACCTCTAGGAAGTTTCAATATATAAAGCACATAGCAGCAGAGGGATGCCCTGGAGCCACACCCATGCACCCCTCTGAGCACCCAGAGACCAGCTTGAAATCCGTGGTGCAGTGCAACCTCTTCtgtacacatggggaaactgaggcccagggaagggacaGGGCTCTGGAGTCATGCTGGGACCCGAACAGCACCCACGTCTCCTCCTGGAGAGTTCTTTAACGCAGAAGACCACTCGCTTCGTCGGGAGCTGACAGCACTTTGGAAATGTAATTCCCAAACTCTAGGTGGGGCCCCGGCCTACAAATGTGGATCTGTTTGGGGACAATAGACCAGACTGTTTGGAACTCAGACTCATTCACTCCAAACCCACGAGTGATGGTCTTGAACCTCGAATCATCTGTCTCGGCTGACTCCGCACCGGCTTCCTTGGCTGTGGAGGGCactgctgggggtgaggggagtgtgACCCTGGGGCCCCCACGATGAGGTCCCTTGGCCAGCCCGAGACAGCAGGGGAGCTACAGCCTCTCCATCTCGCTCCCCGACTGGAAAAGTACACTGTGGTTTGCAAAGGGGGAGTGCACCGTGTGGAGATGCCGGCCAGAGGAGGTGGCCAGTCACAATGGCTCCTTGTTGGGGCACTAGGAACTTGTGGGTCACCCTGCTGTTTACTGAGCATGATGGAGGCAGGCATGGGCACAACCCTTCtccactgaggaaactgaggctcggggcaGCCAGGCAACTTGTCCCACGTGCCTCAGGCCTGTCCACAGCCAGGCACGGCAGGCCATGGCTACTGCAGTTGCCCCAGGGTGGCAGCAGGCCCTGAAACAAACCACCTTCTCCTGAAAAGCTCCTGGCCAGCAGCGCCTTCTGGTCCCGCATTTTCACCCAGCTCCAGTGCTTAGTGGTCcaccctgctggtgggagggcaCTGGACCATGGGCGTAGCCTCGGCTCGCTGCTGGCCGCTGCTGCCCCGGTGAGGTGGGCCCCGTTCCAGGTCGGGTGCTGCCTTTGAGATAGCGGACACATTTTGTTGTGCCTGTTTATCAGGCTCCTGGCGTGTGTGCCGCCCACTGTCTCTGGGCCAGCTGGCAATACCTTGAGGCATGAAGCTACCCTTAGGGCCTTATCCCCCCAGGAGGCAACCAGATGAGGACTCCGGCCCTCCCACGGGTGCTCCTGGCCTGTCCTCCTGAGTCGGACTGGCAGCCCGAGCATGGAGAGGGCCAGCGGGTGGGAAACATGCCCATGTGTCCACCGCAGATCGAGTCCAAACTTCCACCACCCCTGGCCACTCACTGTTCTCTGGTAGATCCCCACCAGGGCAGCCCAGGGGCAGCCCCCGCCAGGGCTAGACAGAGGTCTGAATGGGGGTTTGGGGGGCAAGGGAGAGACTCCATTGTCCCCCTCATCCACCAGGCAAGAGGTGTCCTTCCCCACTCTGCTCTGCAAACTGCCCTCTGAGGCTCTAGCCAGCCTCCCCTCCTGGacaccccttccttccttttggttCCTGGCTCGTggtccctgccttcctctcctggcTGAATCCCGCCATTTTCCTGGGTGACTTTGATGTCTATGAGCTGGCCACCTGGCGCCCTGGCCTCTCACCCTTGACCTTCTCCTCCCTAGTGACCTCCTCAAGGCCTGGCAGTACCGATGCCTCGTCCTCCTTCATCCAACCTGGCCAGGCCTCAGATCCCCAGGCTTGGAACCCCTGCCCGTGTCCTTCCCACAGCCCAAGCTTTCTCCCTGCAGCGTGTCACAGCCCCAGGGAGAACCCAGCCCCCTGTACCCACACCCCAGCCGGGGGGTGAGTCCAGGTGCAGCAGGACCCCGAGCCGTCTGCTGGGACTGCTTTAGGCTTCTCCATTCTCCTGACAGCTGCCCCCGTCACCACCCTCACTGCACACAGACATCGAAAGTCCCTagagctgccccctcccctgggccaTCCCCCGTGTGCCTCCCCGACGGGGTCTCTCCCGCACGGACAGTGCTTGaggctccctctctctctttttctcttcttaagaaTAAACGTTGTCGTTTAGAAGAGTTCTAGATTTACAGAATCACTGTGAGGGTAGCACACCAGCCTCCCCAGATTAGTGCCCTGCGTCTGTACCATCAGTGGACTGATAGTGACACAGGATTGTTCTGATTTCTGCAGTTTCCCCGAGGTCCCAGGACCCCATGCAGGATCCCACAGGCCCTGAGTCGCATCTCCTGGGCTCCTCCTGCTGAGGCAGTTTCTGACTTCCTTTGGTTTTGGTGACTAATATCGAGGAGCACTGGCCAGGAGTTTTGTGGACTGTCCCTCTATGGACATTTGTCTGGAGGCCTTCCCAGGCTGCCAGGGCTGCCTCACCCCTGCCCAGGTTCCTCCAAGGGGCCACCTGCCCCCATGGCACTGTGTCCCCTGCTGGCTGCCCAGCGCCACCTGCCCCCAGGTTTCCTGGGGACCCTGTAGGGGGGCCCACCGTGCTGGTCTCACCCGGTCATCagaccctccctctgcctcagctgGGGTCCTCTTGCCCAGCCCACTGCTCCTTCAGTGGGTTATGAGCTGCCAGCTCCAGCCTGGTGGGCTTCCTGGGCCCCCTCAGTCCGTGAGAAGGTGGGTGCCCTGGTCCCGGCTGCCGGTCCTGGAGAGGAGCACCCCTGCAGTGGCTTATTTAACCTGCCCTATGGCTGGCCATTTGGGCTGTCCCCAGCTCTGACGTTCTGAATGATGTCGTGCATCTTTCTAATATCTGCTGTGTTCTCCTAGGAGTCAATAGACAGGGGCATTTAGACTTTGAGACATGGCTGAGCCGCCTCCTTCCAACGTGCGTGAAGGAGGGCTCCGCCTCTTCTGGGCCTGACCAGGCCCTCCTCTCCTGCAGGCCCGAGTGTCAGGCATGGACAGGGGCACTGCTGCTGGGCACGTGCCTGCTATACTGCGCCCGTGTCAGCATGCCCGTCTGCTCCGTCTCCATGAGCCAGGACTTCGGCTGGAACAAGAAGGAGGCCGGCATCGTGCTCAGCAGCTTCTTCTGGGGCTACTGCCTGACTCAGATCGTGGGCGGCCACCTGGGGGACAGGTAACCACCTCTCCCTGCAGGGTGGGGGCTTCTCTCGGGAAGGATGGGCCCTGCTGGCACACAGGGTGAGGCAGCTCCTGGGAAATGAATGTGGGGAGAGGCCTCACACAGAGGAAGATGTGAGCTGGGAGACCCGAGGTCCACGTGGGAGGTGGTTGGGGGGCCAGCACACAGCTCCCCTTTGGGGTGCTCGGCACCCCAAGGAGCACCCGGCATCCTCATGAGGCAgctctgggggctgtggggacagaCGAACCAGGCTGGATCCTGCACTCTCACGCAGCCTCCTCTGCAGAGGGGGATATGGCAGCACTGCCCACCCCAAAGGGCTGCTCTGAGCGAGGCGTGGTGCAGGCCCTCCACCCGAGGCTCCTCCACAGCAGGATCTTCTGGACCAGCCCATCAGCCCAGGCGCACAGCTCTCCCATCACCGTCCTTCTGTCCCCACTCTAGGATCGGGGGTGAGAAGGTCATCCTGCTGTCAGCCTCCGCCTGGGGTTTCATCACCGCTGCCACCCCGATGCTCGCCCACCTCGGCAGCACCCACCTTGTCTTCATGACCTTCTCTCGCATCCTCACAGGCTTGCTCCAAGGTAGGGCTGCCTCAGGCTGCTCCCTCACGCTGCCGGCATTCAACTCTCGTGCCAGGCGTGGTAGAGCAggggagtgtgtgcatgtgtgcttaCACACCTGTGgatgagtgcatgtgtgtgttcacGCAGGTGGGTGAACGTGTGCATGCATACATGTGCTCGTCTGTGCCCCTGTGTATGATGTGCTTTCAGCTCTGCCTTAAATCAGAGCAGGTGTATCACACCTCAGGGCTATCGCTGAGAGGGTCCTGGGGCCCTCAGCCTGGCGGGTGAGCAGCTGTCCTCGCCGGCAGCGCGGCCCTGCGCAGGGCCACGGGAGGGCAGTCCCTGTTGGCGGGTGCTGTCCCGGCTGCACTTCCCTACAATGACTTGGCACCTGAACCACTTTCCATTTTCTATAAACACTTCAAAGTCTGGCACATTCTGATGTCAGTTGTCCTCCTCTGCCAAAAAGTCTACTCTAGGGACCTGGGTGGCAGCCAGGTTGCTACGTGATATTTATTAGTCCCACTGGGCAGCACAGTGGGGACATGTGGCGTTTCTTCGTGTTGCTGGGCAGAGGCCACGACCCCACTAGCCAGGCCAGCAGGCTGAGGAGATGCAGGTTTCTTAAGACTTCTGTCTCCCATGGTTTGGGGGCATTAGACTTCTGGAGAGAGCACCCCCCAAAGACGCCCAGTGGCCTAGCTGATGGCAGGTGGTGCACACCCCACCTTCAAGGGAACGGGGTGGCCTTCTGAACTCCTGCCCTGTACCAGCATGGCATCGACAGCTTCCATCACCTGGATGCAATCTGAGTGGGTGGGATCTGGGATCCTTCCTGAGTACCTCTCCCACTCACTCTGGAAGGGACCTCCACTTCCCCTCTCCCCTAGAGCCTGGGGCAGAGCATGACCCTGCTTCTAGCCTGTGCCCCCAGGAACCCAGATCTCCTGGAATTGGCCCCTGCCTGTTTCCTGACCAACCCCACCAGTCTGGCCCATGGTTGGTCCCACTGGTCTGAGTGGTCTGAGCGGTCTGGCTCCTGTGCTCCTGCAGATTCGCCCCGCTTGCTCCTCATGTGGCCTCTGGCTGGTGCTCTCTGTCCTGCAGAGGAAGGTCCCAGGACACCTGGCTGGCTCTCTGGGTGCCCAGCTGGGTGGCCCTTAGCTCGGGCTGTTTCTCCCCATCATCCTGGGAGGCAAAAGGACTCCTCTGTACAGCTGGTCTGTGGCCAATTACGGGGGACAAAACAGGGCTCAAGGGGCAGCTGTCACCCTGGGTGACTGGCACTTGGCGTGGACAGGGGCCCAGGACCCAATGGGAAGGCAAGGGCCATGTCCTGTCCAGGGCCCCTGGCCTCTTAGCTTCCCTGGGTGTTTCTGCAGAAAAACACAGCGTAACAGGCAGGAGCTGCAGAGCTCagggcagggtttttttttaactagattttgaaataattgtagattctcaggaagttgcaaagaaacatacagagagatcctgtgctccctcccccacctgccgTGGTAACATTTGGAGTTGCTACAGGGCAATGTCGTGTCCAGGACCCAGCACTGTGGTTCCACAGTGCAGGTCTCACTGGTTGTACATGCATCTTGTGTCCAAATGTGTATGTGAGTGCGTGACCACGTGAGTCagtgtgtgcgagtgtgtgtgactgtgtgttaGTGTGAGTTGGCGTGTGTGCTAATGTGATcagtgtatggtgtgtgtgtttgtgcacgtACAACTCatatgtgtgtgcgcacatgtgcaTATCAGTGCCAGGTCTCAGAGCTGGCATGGCTCCGGAAGCCAGTGTGACAGTGGCAGGAGTGCCAGCTTGGACCCGAGTCTTCCTGCTGCCCACTCTGTGTTGCaacctggaatgctcttctcacCCAAGCTGAGTGTCTCCTTAGCCGAGTGTCACTGGGAGCCCAGCCCTGTTGGTCCCTTGGGGGTGAGGTGGGCATGAAGAACGTCCCAAGCCCAAATAATCCAGGATGGGCTCCGGGGAGCTTCCCAGCCTGGCTCTCACCCCTCAGCTCGGGGATGTGGCTGCGGATCCTCTGCATTCTCTGCTTTTTCCAGGAGTTTACTTCCCTGCACTGACCAGCCTGCTGTCGCAGAAGGTGCGGGAGAGCGAGCGAGCCTTCACCTACAGCACTGTGGGGGCTGGCTCCCAGTTCGGGTAAGTCCCAgcctgggtgggcaggggaggcagaggcagtGCCCCTGGCAAAGCGGCCATAGGTCCAGGCAGGACAGGCCACATGGGAACATCTGCAGCTCAGGGTTATATGGGCCTGGCGGGTTCTGTGCTCCAGGAGGCGCTGGCTGTCACTCCCCATCTCTGAGCACAGCGCTTCTCTTTGTGCGTGTTCTGTCCCCAGTGCCGGTGGCACGTGGCGTGGGCTCTGGGGTTCTGGCGCAGGGCAGGGGCAGTGACTTCTTCATCAAGTCCCCTTTCATCTGTGCAGAAGGAACCTGGTGGGGAGGTGGCCTGTGCTCACCTGTCACAGCCCAGGTGTGAACACCCTGTGTCCCTCCTCCCTACGCCGCCCCCGAGCCCCAGGCCCTCATGTCCAGACCTCGCTAGGGGTGGAAGGATGTCCTGCTGTCCTAATGGGGCTGCCTGTCCCGGGGTTCTGACTTCATTGCTGCTGAGGTCTAGGCAGGAATTCAGAGGGGCAGGGGGTGCCTGTGATTGGGCCAGAAGGGCCCAAATGAAAACCCAGGGCGCCAGTGAAATGTCAACTTCAGATAAGCGACATGGGACATGCTCCCACAGAGAAACATTCCTTGTTCATCCAGAATCCCGTTTCCCTAAGGCCCAGGGAGAGATTGTGTCCACCCCATGGTTGGGGGAGCGAGGCTCAGAGGGCAAGGCCACCCCCAACAGGCTCACTGGCCTCAATGGAGAGgagcttttttcttctctcttattccCCTTTGTCTCCTGGCCAAAGCTCAGCAGATGAGGGGCAGCAAGGGGGAGGGTGGGCAAGGACTTATTTGGGACAATAGCGGGAGTTGGGCTTGGTTGCTGTTCCGTCCTCTCTGACCTGTGAAGCTGAGAACAGCATGGAGGTTTCAGTTCAGCATTGGCAATTGTTCTTCttgttgcctttttttgtttaaaagtatCCACACCACGATTGTAGGCCAACAGAGTGCCTGGAAGCAAGAAATTGCAGCAGCGCAGGGCCCACAGCAGCCACCCCTGTGCCATGTCACACCCACGCAGCTGTGCCCACGTCCACCCTGGCCCCTGGCATCTGAAGCCCCTCCTGAAAGGTTgcaatccttaacaaaatacgcTGAGACTGGGGCTTCTGAGCAGCTGCTTTACAGGCACCAGAAACACCTTCTTTACTAGGGACTCAGTGCACACCGGGTGGGGGTTCTCTATCTGCTTGCCTGAGTGAAGCCGAGGGTCATGGCCACGCTCCTCTCTGTCGTTCCAGGACCCTGGTGACGGGGGCTGTGGGCTCCCTGCTCCTGGACTGGTACGGCTGGCAGAGCGTCTTCTATTTCTCTGGCGGGCTCACCCTGCTGTGGGTGTGTTACGTGTACAGGTACCTGCTGAGCGAACAAGGTAACCACAGCCGGGTGGGCGAGTGCCGGCCAACACCActgcctggggaggggccaggcccagagcagccaCGGAACTTCTGCAGAGCATGCCAGATCAGGGGGAcccagggctgccccaggctGTGAAAAGAGTCCCCTAGACTAGGGGCTCAGGAAACATGTCTGCCACCGAGCTCTCGGCCCGGGTGTGGCTGGGCTCAGTCCTCAGAGCTCCGCTTGGGCAGAAGCAGCCTCCTAGGGAGAGCTGCCGTGGGCACAGGCAGTCTGCAGGGCGGTCGTGGCTTCAGGTggcaggaagggggctgggggattCGAGGACAGGAAAGGATCGAGAAAGAAAGCCTCAACACACACGTCGACCCTCAAAGGCAAATGCTACCAACCCAAGGCACTGGCAGAGAGGATGGTGCCCAGCCAGGGAGGGTATGCAGGGGTGTGGGGGCCTGCTGGCCCACTGGAACCATCCCCGTGAGTGGTCTGTCATGAGCAGGCACCATCCTGCCAGATTCTGATCTGCTTTTGCGTGGAAACACCTTGCTCCCTCTAGATCTTATCCTGGCCCTGGGCGTTTTGGCACAAGGCCTGCCAATGTCCCAGCACACCAAAGTGCCCTGGAGACAGCTCTTCCGGAAGCCTTCTGTCTGGTGAGCTGGGCTGCCACGGGGTCGCAGTGTGGGGCAGGGGCGGCAGGATGGGGGTTGGAGCCTGGCGGGCCTCACGTGCTCCCTGGCACCAACTGACCACAGGGTGAGTACAGCCAGGGGGTCAGATCGGCCCACGTTGGGGTAGGGCCACTCTTGGCCCCtggtgaggggagggggctgggggcgcGTGGACCTGAGTCTGGCGTCTGCTTCCCTGCAGGGCGGTCATCTTCTCCCAGCTCTCCTCCGCGTGCTCCTTCTTCATCCTCCTCTCCTGGCTGCCGACCTTCTTTAAGGAGACATTCCCCAGCTCCAAGGTGGGTTGGCCGCCTGGCAGCTCGTGCAGGGTAAGTGGCGCCACGAAGCCAGCACGTGGTGTGCAGATGGGCCCCTGGTTCCACCGGCCTCGGTGATGGTTCTGACACCACAGGGGCTAGTGGCTTCACCACTCTCGGGGCTGGCGCCCTGGGTCGATGCGCCTTGGAAAGGCCCGGTGCCATCCCGCTAATGCATTCACACCCGGGACCGTGTCCAGCTGCCCCAGCAGAGTCCCCACCATACAACCCAGCCGGCCGATCTGTGGATGGTCGTTCCTGATGAGGGCCAAGCAGGGGCTGTGATGTGGACAGGGCTGTCACCTGCCCATCCACTCAGCTCGCTCCACCAAGGCTGTCCGGCCACCCTCCCAGTTCTGGTGACCAGGACCCCTGAGCCGCACATTCTCAGGGCGGGGTGCGTCCCCTAGCTCTGCCCCATCACAGTATGGGGAGCCATGGGGGAGACTCGGCCTGCAGGGGCACAGTCCTGGTGGGCCCAGCGCTTGGCCAGGGTGGCAGAGAGGTTAGGGCGAGGGAGATCCCCAACCCCAGAAGGTCCAGCCTGCGGGCAGGAGAGCCTTACTGGGCAGTAGTGGGCATGGGCAGCCGCTCTCCCTGGTGGCTGCGTGCCGGCTCTGGCCACCTCTAAGGCCCTGTTCCCCCCCTTCCCCAACAGGGCTGGATCTTCAACGTGGTGCCCTGGCTGGTGGCGATTCCCGCCAGTCTGTTCAGTGGATTTCTGTCCGATCATCTCATCAGTCAGGGTGAGCGCtagggcaggggccaggccagaGCCACACCGGGCTTACCTCACTTTTCGGGGGCAGGGGGGCACCCCTCCTGGAGGTGTAGGTACAGCGATGGGAGGGGGCTTCACCCCCCTGAGGACCAAGCTGTGAGACTGGGACCCCCGGCTCTTGGGCCTGTGGGAGCTAGCTCCCCGCCTGACTCAGCTGATGACTGCCTTAAGCCTGTcgcctcccccagcctcagtttcccaattaAGGGGGTATTGGGGCACAGTGAGAGGACCTGAGTCCCGCTGTGATGGTGGAGATCCCCTCGAGGGGCCAGATTCAGCCCCCAATCCTTTTCAGAGCAGGAAAGGGCACCTGGTGGTGTCAGAGGTCACAGACCTGGGGCGGGCTGTGCGTGTCAGGTGCCCGCCCAGGACCCGAGTGCACACGCCCCGAGGACAGCGCCctcgcacacacacatgctcccctctccctccgCACACTGCGCTCTTTCTTAAATGCTAGTCTTTTCCTAGTTACAAAAGTACCGCACACCAGTTGtggaaaaattataaactttgcagaaacacaaagaaagcacATTTGTAACTGTCCAAGTGGCCTGCCTCCCATGCGTCTGCCTGGCCTCTGCTGTGGGAACCCTCTCCATGCACACGCACAGCAGAGTAGATGCACGCACATGCACcaacacgcatgtgcacacatcTCACCACGACACAGGATACCCCGTCTTGAGCCAGGGCCCGTCTCTCGTCTCCCCTGCTGCCTCTCCTCAGTGTGCTGGGTgggacccccaccccccgccacctGTACCAGGGGCATCAGTGCAGATGGGCCGATGGGAACATCTGCCGTCTCCCCTCTGTTCAGGTTACAGAACCATCACCGTTCGGAAGTTCATGCAGGTAGGACCGTCGGCGCGTGGCTTCCTCTGGGCACCCCTGCTTTGCTCCTGGGAGCTGAGGGGTTCTGTCCCCAGATCACCTGACCCAGAAGGCAGCTGTTGTGGCAGGGCAGCTAGGGGTGCTCCGGGTCAGTGCTGGGGCCACTTTGGCTGAGCTGAGGTCTTCCCTGAGCTGCGTACATGGGCTCTCTGCCCCTCGGAGCCCTGGCACCCATTTTTGGGCCTGGGTTTGCTCATGCAGGATGGGGCCTCTCCCCTTTAGCTCCGAGGAGCAGGGCTGGCTTAT
Coding sequences:
- the SLC17A9 gene encoding solute carrier family 17 member 9 isoform X2, with product MCSQRARLQGHRETVGLCGPRDSCLEAAAGLWSRRTCRPECQAWTGALLLGTCLLYCARVSMPVCSVSMSQDFGWNKKEAGIVLSSFFWGYCLTQIVGGHLGDRIGGEKVILLSASAWGFITAATPMLAHLGSTHLVFMTFSRILTGLLQGVYFPALTSLLSQKVRESERAFTYSTVGAGSQFGTLVTGAVGSLLLDWYGWQSVFYFSGGLTLLWVCYVYRYLLSEQDLILALGVLAQGLPMSQHTKVPWRQLFRKPSVWAVIFSQLSSACSFFILLSWLPTFFKETFPSSKGWIFNVVPWLVAIPASLFSGFLSDHLISQGYRTITVRKFMQVMGLGLSSIFALCLGHTSSFCKSVVFASASIGLQTFNHSGISVNIQDLAPSCAGFLFGVANTAGALAGVVGVCLGGYLIETTGSWTSVFNLVAAISSLGLCTFLVFGQAKRVDLSPAHEDL
- the SLC17A9 gene encoding solute carrier family 17 member 9 isoform X1, yielding MPGPPNCLTAFGSAKKTSVWGPQAQSKSWPECQAWTGALLLGTCLLYCARVSMPVCSVSMSQDFGWNKKEAGIVLSSFFWGYCLTQIVGGHLGDRIGGEKVILLSASAWGFITAATPMLAHLGSTHLVFMTFSRILTGLLQGVYFPALTSLLSQKVRESERAFTYSTVGAGSQFGTLVTGAVGSLLLDWYGWQSVFYFSGGLTLLWVCYVYRYLLSEQDLILALGVLAQGLPMSQHTKVPWRQLFRKPSVWAVIFSQLSSACSFFILLSWLPTFFKETFPSSKVGWPPGSSCRGWIFNVVPWLVAIPASLFSGFLSDHLISQGYRTITVRKFMQVMGLGLSSIFALCLGHTSSFCKSVVFASASIGLQTFNHSGISVNIQDLAPSCAGFLFGVANTAGALAGVVGVCLGGYLIETTGSWTSVFNLVAAISSLGLCTFLVFGQAKRVDLSPAHEDL
- the SLC17A9 gene encoding solute carrier family 17 member 9 isoform X4, coding for MQPPPDEARKNAAQDAQWSRPECQAWTGALLLGTCLLYCARVSMPVCSVSMSQDFGWNKKEAGIVLSSFFWGYCLTQIVGGHLGDRIGGEKVILLSASAWGFITAATPMLAHLGSTHLVFMTFSRILTGLLQGVYFPALTSLLSQKVRESERAFTYSTVGAGSQFGTLVTGAVGSLLLDWYGWQSVFYFSGGLTLLWVCYVYRYLLSEQDLILALGVLAQGLPMSQHTKVPWRQLFRKPSVWAVIFSQLSSACSFFILLSWLPTFFKETFPSSKGWIFNVVPWLVAIPASLFSGFLSDHLISQGYRTITVRKFMQVMGLGLSSIFALCLGHTSSFCKSVVFASASIGLQTFNHSGISVNIQDLAPSCAGFLFGVANTAGALAGVVGVCLGGYLIETTGSWTSVFNLVAAISSLGLCTFLVFGQAKRVDLSPAHEDL
- the SLC17A9 gene encoding solute carrier family 17 member 9 isoform X3, which produces MQPPPDEARKNAAQDAQWSRPECQAWTGALLLGTCLLYCARVSMPVCSVSMSQDFGWNKKEAGIVLSSFFWGYCLTQIVGGHLGDRIGGEKVILLSASAWGFITAATPMLAHLGSTHLVFMTFSRILTGLLQGVYFPALTSLLSQKVRESERAFTYSTVGAGSQFGTLVTGAVGSLLLDWYGWQSVFYFSGGLTLLWVCYVYRYLLSEQDLILALGVLAQGLPMSQHTKVPWRQLFRKPSVWAVIFSQLSSACSFFILLSWLPTFFKETFPSSKVGWPPGSSCRGWIFNVVPWLVAIPASLFSGFLSDHLISQGYRTITVRKFMQVMGLGLSSIFALCLGHTSSFCKSVVFASASIGLQTFNHSGISVNIQDLAPSCAGFLFGVANTAGALAGVVGVCLGGYLIETTGSWTSVFNLVAAISSLGLCTFLVFGQAKRVDLSPAHEDL